One segment of Sandaracinaceae bacterium DNA contains the following:
- a CDS encoding phytanoyl-CoA dioxygenase family protein has translation MRGRTTERVTLQLGRVVEPGPAPLLSVDQREALHADGFLALDALLEAAAMSRLRALLEGLLARRAPRDDGMRFDYLSPEERPAGDERLMQQLLPFDYEPALFETQLFERGARLARDLLGTPILYRGSHYMEKPPRGGPATPLHQDEAFWEPAHRHEAIGIWVPLEGADEASGCMEFVPGSHRAEALLPHRPVGGDRRVHGLELDGVAIDPARRVRCPVPTGGATVHHCRVVHGSGENRSERPRRALVLNFETTPVRLETPREVPWQQTASELAARRAARGIQLP, from the coding sequence ATGAGGGGTCGAACGACCGAGCGGGTGACCCTTCAGCTCGGCCGCGTGGTCGAGCCGGGACCGGCGCCGCTGCTGTCCGTGGACCAGCGCGAGGCGTTGCACGCGGACGGCTTCCTCGCCCTCGACGCGCTGCTCGAGGCGGCCGCGATGAGCCGGCTCCGGGCCCTCCTCGAGGGGCTGCTCGCGCGCCGCGCGCCGCGCGACGACGGCATGCGCTTCGACTACCTCTCGCCCGAGGAGCGGCCGGCGGGGGACGAGCGTCTGATGCAGCAGCTCTTGCCGTTCGACTACGAGCCGGCGCTCTTCGAGACCCAGCTCTTCGAGCGCGGCGCGCGGCTGGCGCGCGATCTGCTGGGTACGCCGATCCTCTATCGCGGCTCGCACTACATGGAGAAGCCCCCGCGCGGCGGGCCGGCCACGCCGCTCCATCAGGACGAGGCGTTCTGGGAGCCCGCGCATCGGCACGAGGCGATCGGGATCTGGGTGCCGCTCGAGGGCGCGGACGAGGCGAGCGGCTGCATGGAGTTCGTGCCCGGCAGCCATCGCGCCGAGGCGCTGCTGCCGCATCGGCCGGTCGGCGGGGACCGCAGGGTGCACGGGCTCGAGCTGGACGGCGTCGCGATCGATCCCGCCCGCCGCGTGCGCTGCCCCGTGCCGACGGGGGGCGCCACGGTGCACCACTGCCGCGTGGTCCACGGGAGCGGGGAGAACCGGAGCGAGCGGCCGCGCCGGGCCCTCGTGCTGAACTTCGAGACCACGCCCGTGCGCCTCGAGACCCCGCGCGAGGTCCCGTGGCAGCAGACCGCGAGCGAGCTGGCGGCCCGTCGCGCCGCGCGCGGCATTCAGCTGCCGTAG
- a CDS encoding sigma 54-interacting transcriptional regulator, whose product MPSLKWIKAEGRPQVFPVYKKITSIGRAGGNDVAIREGDLADYHAQVVFDGKEFTLSEVDRKGELRINGKKKRRGKVLHGDRLTVGDVELQFSIFEEVTGLDEGEPGNDVEAELSGLRKLHEFSERLMRSSSLDEQLAALMDAIIEVTHAGKGFLILLQDGEPKVTVARNLQQQNLPDAVQHLSDSILQKVIESRKPLIVSDALHDTLFKSAESVMNLQLASVMCAPLIAQNQLLGVLYVGNDNVRSLFEEKSLDVLTIFAGQASLILQNALLLDQLKTDRDQLAEQLEDKRFGDIIGTCPPLLEVFNKLEKVASTNINVLVTGETGTGKELIAREIHRRSPRKDGPFVVVNCGAIPENLMESELFGHVRGAFTGAIATRNGKFQSADGGTLFLDEIGEMPVNLQVKLLRALQEKIVMKVGDTKSEPVDIRVVAATNRELEEEIQKSNFREDLYYRLNVVNLHLPPLRERGDDVAVLAKFLLSKYAVELGSKVKGFTPNALIALKKYDWPGNVRQLENRIKKAIVLCDKTLIGPEDMDLFPEALKPISTLAQAREDFQRRYILEVLERNNGNRTKTARDLGVDPRTIFRYLEREPDAPEPATGAAKD is encoded by the coding sequence ATGCCGTCGTTGAAGTGGATCAAGGCCGAGGGGCGTCCTCAGGTCTTCCCCGTCTACAAGAAGATCACCTCCATCGGTCGCGCCGGCGGCAACGACGTGGCCATCCGCGAGGGCGACCTCGCCGACTATCACGCGCAGGTCGTCTTCGACGGCAAGGAGTTCACCCTCTCCGAGGTCGATCGGAAGGGCGAGCTGCGCATCAACGGCAAGAAGAAGCGCCGCGGCAAGGTCCTGCACGGAGACCGGCTGACGGTCGGCGACGTGGAGCTGCAGTTCTCGATCTTCGAGGAGGTGACCGGCCTCGACGAGGGCGAGCCCGGCAACGACGTCGAGGCGGAGCTGTCCGGCCTGCGCAAGCTGCACGAGTTCTCCGAGCGGCTCATGCGCTCGAGCAGCCTCGACGAGCAGCTCGCCGCGCTGATGGACGCGATCATCGAGGTGACGCACGCGGGCAAGGGCTTCCTCATCCTGCTCCAGGACGGCGAGCCGAAGGTCACCGTCGCGCGCAACCTCCAGCAGCAGAACCTCCCCGACGCGGTGCAGCACCTCTCGGACTCGATCCTCCAGAAGGTCATCGAGAGCCGCAAGCCGCTCATCGTCAGCGACGCGCTGCACGACACGCTCTTCAAGAGCGCCGAGAGCGTGATGAACCTGCAGCTCGCGAGCGTGATGTGCGCGCCGCTCATCGCGCAGAACCAGCTGCTCGGCGTGCTCTACGTGGGCAACGACAACGTCCGCTCGCTCTTCGAGGAGAAGAGCCTCGACGTGCTGACGATCTTCGCGGGGCAGGCGTCGCTGATCCTCCAGAACGCGCTCTTGCTCGACCAGCTCAAGACCGACCGCGACCAGCTCGCGGAGCAGCTCGAGGACAAGCGCTTCGGGGACATCATCGGCACCTGCCCGCCGCTCCTCGAGGTCTTCAACAAGCTCGAGAAGGTCGCGAGCACCAACATCAACGTGCTCGTGACGGGCGAGACGGGGACGGGCAAGGAGCTCATCGCCCGCGAGATCCACCGCCGGAGCCCGCGCAAGGACGGGCCCTTCGTGGTCGTGAACTGCGGCGCGATCCCCGAGAACCTGATGGAGTCGGAGCTCTTCGGGCACGTGCGCGGTGCCTTCACCGGCGCGATCGCGACGCGCAACGGGAAGTTCCAGTCCGCCGACGGCGGCACGCTCTTCCTCGACGAGATCGGCGAGATGCCGGTCAACCTGCAGGTCAAGCTGCTGCGCGCGCTGCAGGAGAAGATCGTGATGAAGGTCGGCGACACCAAGAGCGAGCCGGTCGACATCCGGGTGGTCGCGGCGACCAACCGCGAGCTCGAAGAGGAGATCCAGAAGAGCAACTTCCGCGAAGACCTCTACTACCGGCTCAACGTGGTGAACCTGCACCTGCCGCCGCTGCGCGAGCGCGGAGACGACGTGGCCGTGCTCGCGAAGTTCCTCCTGAGCAAGTACGCGGTGGAGCTCGGCTCGAAGGTGAAGGGCTTCACGCCCAACGCGCTCATCGCGCTCAAGAAGTACGACTGGCCCGGCAACGTCCGGCAGCTCGAGAACCGGATCAAGAAGGCGATCGTCCTCTGCGACAAGACGCTGATCGGGCCCGAGGACATGGACCTCTTCCCGGAGGCGCTCAAGCCCATCTCGACCCTCGCCCAGGCCCGCGAGGACTTCCAGCGCCGCTACATCCTCGAGGTGCTCGAGCGGAACAACGGCAACCGGACGAAGACCGCGCGCGACCTCGGCGTCGATCCCCGCACCATCTTCCGGTACCTGGAGCGCGAGCCCGACGCGCCCGAGCCGGCAACGGGCGCCGCGAAGGATTGA
- the tssI gene encoding type VI secretion system tip protein TssI/VgrG yields MTDLTLRFDTAADVSAESVVLRGLEGREAMSAPYAYTLTLEVEADNGWSEDVIAQLLTQPAHATIAHGELGDHEIHGVLRRITLEPMIEPSRAVYRAELVPSFSRLELAYGSRIFQDLSGPAVAMKVLEEHGITYESRLTETYPEREYVVQYEESDLAFVQRLLEHWGVAYFFEQLPDGEKMVLVDSASASVALEGWETVAYALREAGTRGQAGTIHDLSRTHEIRPAKVDLKDWNWRHPQVVPEGEAPADEATGYGTVHAYGEHIKDPSEGAWMARVRAEERMAGAQRYAGGTDLPGLSPGHKLLLSGYPSGDLDLEYLVVGITQRFPGEDGGYEKRFDAIPLAVPFRPARVTPKPKIAGFMHAVVDGEVDGAAAPIDEHGRYRLLLPFDRLAEPGGRASRWVRMTQASSGPDYGMHLPLHIGCEVALIHVDGDPDRPVILGAVPNADTMSPVTQTEATKSRIRTRSGILIEMEDASR; encoded by the coding sequence ATGACCGACCTGACCCTGCGCTTCGACACCGCCGCCGACGTCTCCGCCGAGTCCGTGGTCCTCCGTGGGCTCGAGGGCCGCGAGGCGATGAGCGCGCCCTACGCGTACACGCTCACGCTCGAGGTCGAGGCCGACAACGGCTGGAGCGAGGACGTGATCGCCCAGCTGCTGACCCAGCCCGCGCACGCGACGATCGCGCATGGGGAGCTGGGTGATCACGAGATCCACGGCGTCCTGCGGCGGATCACGCTCGAGCCGATGATCGAGCCGAGCCGCGCCGTCTACCGCGCGGAGCTCGTGCCGAGCTTCTCGCGGCTCGAGCTCGCGTACGGCTCGCGCATCTTCCAGGACCTCAGCGGGCCCGCCGTGGCGATGAAGGTGCTCGAGGAGCACGGGATCACCTACGAGTCGCGCCTGACCGAGACCTATCCCGAGCGCGAGTACGTCGTGCAGTACGAGGAGAGCGATCTGGCCTTCGTGCAGCGCCTGCTCGAGCACTGGGGCGTCGCCTATTTCTTCGAGCAGCTCCCGGACGGCGAGAAGATGGTGCTCGTCGACTCCGCGAGCGCCAGCGTCGCGCTCGAGGGCTGGGAGACGGTGGCCTACGCGCTCCGCGAGGCCGGCACCCGCGGGCAGGCCGGCACCATCCACGATCTGTCGCGGACCCACGAGATCCGACCGGCGAAGGTCGACCTCAAGGACTGGAACTGGCGCCACCCGCAGGTGGTGCCCGAGGGCGAGGCCCCCGCCGACGAGGCGACCGGCTACGGCACCGTGCACGCGTACGGCGAGCACATCAAAGACCCGAGCGAGGGCGCGTGGATGGCGCGGGTCCGGGCCGAGGAGCGCATGGCCGGCGCGCAGCGCTACGCGGGCGGGACCGATCTGCCCGGCCTCTCTCCCGGCCACAAGCTGCTGCTGAGCGGCTACCCGAGCGGCGACCTCGACCTCGAGTACCTGGTGGTCGGGATCACCCAGCGCTTCCCGGGCGAAGACGGCGGCTACGAGAAGCGCTTCGACGCCATCCCCCTCGCGGTGCCCTTCCGGCCCGCGCGCGTCACCCCGAAGCCGAAGATCGCGGGCTTCATGCACGCGGTGGTCGACGGGGAGGTCGACGGCGCGGCGGCGCCGATCGACGAGCACGGCCGCTACCGACTGCTGCTCCCCTTCGATCGCCTCGCGGAGCCGGGCGGGCGCGCCTCGCGCTGGGTCCGCATGACGCAGGCCTCGAGCGGACCCGACTACGGCATGCACCTGCCGCTGCACATCGGGTGCGAGGTGGCGCTGATCCACGTCGACGGCGATCCGGATCGCCCGGTGATCCTCGGCGCGGTCCCGAACGCCGACACGATGAGCCCCGTGACCCAGACCGAGGCGACCAAGAGCCGCATCCGCACCCGCAGCGGCATCCTCATCGAGATGGAGGACGCGAGCCGCTGA
- a CDS encoding vitamin B12-dependent ribonucleotide reductase, with amino-acid sequence MRTVKDSGSVGQDQREDARKGEARRGLGFQRLNTRAGTDPLASEEYELRDSVITNPDGSVVFELRGAEIPKSWSQLATDIAVSKYFRKAGIHGDAKRGENSVKMLVHRVAHTVREAGETLGGYFASKEDADTFESELGYLLVTQRAAFNSPVWFNLGLYQRYGIEGQGGNHYWNPQTDEIEETANAYEHPQCSACFIQSVDDDLMSIYELVRTEARLFKYGSGTGTNFSQLRGKQEKLSGGGTSSGLMSFLEVFDRAAGATKSGGTTRRAAKMVCLDMDHPEIVDFIEWKVREEEKARALIAQGYDADFNGDAYHTVSGQNSNNSIRVNDEFLRGVEQDGEWSTKMRTTGEVVETYKARDLWRKIAESAWGCADPGLQYDTTINDWHTCPNTARINASNPCSEYMFLDDSACNLASINLVKYLDENGDFDVEAYRHAIRVVFTAQEILVDHSAYPTRRIAKNSHDYRPLGLGYANLGTVLMRLGIPYDSDQGRSWCAALTAILCGGAYRASAEMAASKGPFPGFMRNRAPMLRVMNKHRDAAYAIDNKGGPGMVGPGQTGVPQALLTAAREDWDEAVRLGEQFGYRNAQSTVLAPTGTIGLLMDCDTTGIEPDFALVKFKKLAGGGYFKIVNQSVPAALKKLGYSEAQVADIVAFVSGTNTFTGAPYLSRRMLLEKGLTEGDLEKAEKALPGVFDVSQALSPWVLGPDTMKRLGIDAEKSSKPGFSLLRHFGLSQAQIDELNDVVIGRMTIEGAPHIEDAHLPVFDCANRCGKQGERFLHAMSHVRMMAAAQPFLSGAISKTVNLPQDATVEDVENIYYEGWKLGLKAVALYRDGCKASQPLSSSDKESDDKKEKAEAKAQQQAQQAAVVAAPAPAPKHGLTPPKTVRHRLPKRRKGFTQEAKVGGHKVFLRSGEYDDGSLGEIFIDMHKEGAAFRSLMNCFAISVSMGLQHGVPLSSYVDQFTFTRFEPGGMVQGHPNIKFATSIIDYVFRVLGVEYLQRYDFAQVPPEEVQLELENPTDMNAHTKSDAMGAPVQPEAIEPAEQVVFGFDGKEGGGSVLDQQLGEMMGDAPMCDGCGHITVRNGACYKCLNCGNSMGCS; translated from the coding sequence ATGCGTACGGTGAAGGACTCGGGCTCGGTCGGTCAGGACCAGCGTGAAGACGCTCGGAAGGGTGAAGCCCGCCGGGGTCTCGGCTTCCAGCGGCTCAACACCCGGGCAGGCACGGACCCTCTCGCGTCCGAGGAGTACGAGCTCCGCGACAGCGTGATCACCAACCCCGACGGGTCGGTGGTCTTCGAGCTGCGCGGCGCCGAGATCCCGAAGTCCTGGTCGCAGCTCGCGACCGACATCGCGGTCTCCAAGTACTTCCGCAAGGCGGGGATCCACGGTGACGCCAAGCGCGGCGAGAACAGCGTGAAGATGCTGGTCCATCGCGTGGCGCACACGGTCCGCGAGGCGGGCGAGACGCTCGGCGGCTACTTCGCCTCCAAGGAGGACGCGGACACGTTCGAGTCGGAGCTCGGCTACCTGCTGGTCACCCAGCGCGCCGCCTTCAACTCGCCGGTGTGGTTCAACCTCGGCCTCTACCAGCGCTACGGGATCGAGGGTCAGGGCGGCAACCACTACTGGAACCCGCAGACCGACGAGATCGAGGAGACCGCCAACGCGTACGAGCACCCGCAGTGCTCCGCGTGCTTCATCCAGAGCGTCGACGACGACCTGATGTCGATCTACGAGCTGGTCCGCACCGAGGCGCGCCTCTTCAAGTACGGCTCGGGCACCGGCACGAACTTCAGCCAGCTCCGCGGCAAGCAGGAGAAGCTGAGCGGCGGCGGCACCTCGAGCGGCCTGATGAGCTTCCTCGAGGTCTTCGACCGGGCGGCCGGCGCGACCAAGAGCGGCGGCACCACGCGGCGCGCCGCGAAGATGGTCTGCCTCGACATGGACCACCCCGAGATCGTCGACTTCATCGAGTGGAAGGTCCGCGAGGAGGAGAAGGCGCGCGCCCTCATCGCGCAGGGCTATGACGCCGACTTCAACGGCGACGCCTACCACACGGTCAGCGGGCAGAACTCGAACAACTCCATCCGCGTGAACGACGAGTTCCTCCGCGGCGTCGAGCAGGACGGCGAGTGGTCGACCAAGATGCGCACCACCGGCGAGGTGGTCGAGACCTACAAGGCGCGCGACCTCTGGCGGAAGATCGCCGAGAGCGCGTGGGGCTGCGCCGACCCGGGCCTGCAGTACGACACGACCATCAACGACTGGCACACGTGCCCGAACACCGCGCGCATCAACGCGTCGAACCCGTGCTCGGAGTACATGTTCCTCGACGACAGCGCGTGTAACCTCGCGTCGATCAACCTCGTGAAGTACCTCGACGAGAACGGGGACTTCGACGTCGAGGCCTACCGGCACGCCATCCGCGTGGTGTTCACGGCCCAGGAGATCCTCGTCGATCACAGCGCGTACCCGACGCGCCGGATCGCGAAGAACAGCCACGACTACCGCCCCCTCGGCCTCGGCTACGCCAACCTCGGCACCGTGCTCATGCGGCTCGGTATCCCGTATGACAGCGATCAGGGCCGCAGCTGGTGCGCGGCGCTCACGGCGATCCTCTGCGGCGGCGCCTACCGCGCGAGCGCGGAGATGGCGGCGAGCAAGGGCCCGTTCCCGGGCTTCATGAGGAACCGCGCCCCGATGCTGCGCGTCATGAACAAGCACCGCGACGCGGCGTACGCCATCGACAACAAGGGCGGCCCCGGCATGGTCGGGCCCGGCCAGACGGGCGTGCCCCAGGCGCTGCTCACGGCGGCCCGCGAGGACTGGGACGAGGCCGTCCGCCTCGGCGAGCAGTTCGGCTACCGCAACGCGCAGTCCACCGTGCTCGCGCCGACCGGCACCATCGGCCTGCTGATGGACTGCGACACCACCGGCATCGAGCCGGACTTCGCCCTCGTGAAGTTCAAGAAGCTCGCCGGCGGCGGCTACTTCAAGATCGTCAACCAGAGCGTCCCCGCCGCGCTGAAGAAGCTCGGCTACTCCGAGGCGCAGGTCGCGGACATCGTCGCCTTCGTCTCGGGCACGAACACCTTCACCGGCGCGCCCTACCTCAGCCGCAGGATGCTGCTCGAGAAGGGGCTCACCGAGGGCGACCTCGAGAAGGCGGAGAAGGCGCTCCCGGGCGTGTTCGACGTGAGCCAGGCGCTGAGCCCCTGGGTTCTCGGCCCTGATACGATGAAGCGCCTCGGCATCGACGCCGAGAAGTCCAGCAAGCCGGGCTTCAGCCTGCTCCGGCACTTCGGGCTCAGCCAGGCGCAGATCGACGAGCTCAACGACGTCGTCATCGGCCGGATGACCATCGAGGGCGCGCCGCACATCGAGGACGCGCACCTGCCGGTGTTCGACTGCGCCAACCGCTGCGGCAAGCAGGGCGAGCGCTTCCTCCACGCGATGAGCCACGTGCGCATGATGGCGGCGGCCCAGCCGTTCCTCAGCGGCGCGATCTCCAAGACCGTCAACCTCCCGCAGGACGCGACGGTCGAGGACGTCGAGAACATCTACTACGAGGGCTGGAAGCTCGGCCTCAAGGCGGTCGCGCTGTATCGCGATGGATGCAAGGCGAGCCAGCCGCTCTCGAGCTCCGACAAGGAGAGCGACGACAAGAAGGAGAAGGCGGAGGCCAAGGCGCAGCAGCAGGCCCAGCAGGCGGCCGTCGTCGCCGCGCCGGCGCCTGCGCCCAAGCACGGCCTCACGCCGCCCAAGACCGTCCGTCACCGCCTGCCGAAGCGCCGCAAGGGCTTCACGCAGGAGGCGAAGGTGGGAGGACACAAGGTCTTCCTCCGAAGCGGCGAGTACGACGACGGCAGCCTCGGTGAGATCTTCATCGACATGCACAAGGAGGGCGCCGCCTTCCGCTCGCTGATGAACTGCTTCGCGATCAGCGTCTCGATGGGCCTCCAGCACGGGGTGCCGCTGAGCAGCTACGTCGACCAGTTCACCTTCACCCGCTTCGAGCCGGGCGGCATGGTCCAGGGCCACCCGAACATCAAGTTCGCGACCTCGATCATCGACTACGTCTTCCGCGTGCTCGGCGTGGAGTATCTCCAGCGCTACGACTTCGCCCAGGTCCCGCCGGAGGAGGTCCAGCTCGAGCTGGAGAACCCGACCGACATGAACGCGCACACCAAGAGCGACGCGATGGGCGCCCCGGTCCAGCCCGAGGCCATCGAGCCGGCCGAGCAGGTCGTCTTCGGCTTCGACGGCAAGGAGGGGGGAGGCAGCGTGCTCGACCAGCAGCTCGGCGAGATGATGGGCGACGCGCCGATGTGTGACGGCTGCGGCCACATCACGGTCCGCAACGGCGCCTGTTACAAGTGCCTCAACTGCGGCAACTCCATGGGCTGCAGCTGA
- a CDS encoding aminotransferase class III-fold pyridoxal phosphate-dependent enzyme, protein MDDWQRTAQEIEGLEHVPRGVIAYMRAGHASAYPPIFESASGVYATAAGGRRYLDWVMGKGPLTFGHAREEIDRAAFEAARRGQLRPGLSPDYGAVAAQLARLVPPMRSSAFAKNGSDAVAIALRLARVFTGRGWVLSSGYHGWDERVSPSGAVDATLPARDAGVADFGYDLERLAAVLAADGDRVAAVLVSPEPAFLGAPFLEEVASLARGAGALFCVDEVRCGFRVAPGGAHALFGVEPDLVCLSKGLTNGYPLAAVGGREDVMASSRDTFIFGTYYGEAASLAAARVCLALTEAERPHEAIAAVGARLSEAMDAAFAEHGVHAHVLGPPSMPTFLFAEPEDEARFFAGAVDAGVLFFQDDAQCPSAAHEAAHVDETLRALGPVLAGLGRPARPASASAETIDRYARRRGILRG, encoded by the coding sequence ATGGACGACTGGCAGCGGACGGCGCAGGAGATCGAGGGGCTCGAGCACGTCCCGCGCGGGGTCATCGCCTACATGCGCGCCGGCCACGCGAGCGCGTACCCGCCGATCTTCGAGAGCGCCTCGGGGGTGTACGCGACCGCGGCCGGGGGACGCCGCTACCTCGACTGGGTGATGGGCAAGGGGCCGCTGACGTTCGGGCACGCGCGCGAGGAGATCGACCGCGCGGCGTTCGAGGCCGCGCGTCGCGGGCAGCTCCGGCCCGGCCTGAGCCCGGACTACGGCGCGGTCGCGGCGCAGCTCGCCCGGCTCGTCCCGCCCATGCGCTCGAGCGCGTTCGCCAAGAACGGATCGGACGCCGTCGCCATCGCTCTCCGCCTCGCGCGCGTCTTCACCGGGCGCGGCTGGGTCCTCAGCAGCGGCTATCACGGCTGGGACGAGCGCGTGTCGCCCTCGGGCGCGGTCGACGCGACCCTGCCGGCGCGCGACGCCGGGGTGGCGGACTTCGGCTACGACCTCGAGCGGCTCGCCGCGGTGCTCGCCGCCGACGGCGATCGCGTCGCCGCGGTGCTCGTCAGCCCGGAGCCCGCGTTCCTGGGCGCGCCGTTCCTGGAAGAGGTGGCGTCCCTCGCGCGCGGCGCGGGCGCGCTCTTCTGCGTGGACGAGGTGCGCTGCGGCTTCCGGGTCGCGCCCGGCGGCGCGCACGCGCTCTTCGGGGTGGAGCCGGATCTCGTGTGCCTGAGCAAGGGGCTGACCAACGGCTACCCGCTCGCCGCGGTGGGCGGTCGTGAGGACGTGATGGCCTCGAGCCGGGACACGTTCATCTTCGGCACCTACTACGGCGAGGCGGCGTCGCTCGCGGCGGCCCGCGTCTGCCTGGCGCTGACCGAGGCCGAGCGGCCGCACGAGGCGATCGCGGCCGTCGGCGCGCGGCTGTCGGAGGCGATGGACGCCGCGTTCGCGGAGCACGGGGTCCACGCGCACGTGCTCGGGCCCCCGTCGATGCCGACCTTCCTCTTCGCCGAGCCCGAGGACGAGGCGCGCTTCTTCGCAGGCGCGGTCGACGCGGGCGTCCTCTTCTTCCAGGACGACGCGCAGTGCCCCTCCGCCGCGCACGAGGCGGCCCACGTCGACGAGACGCTGCGGGCGCTGGGCCCGGTGCTCGCGGGCCTCGGCCGCCCCGCGCGGCCCGCGTCTGCGAGCGCGGAGACCATCGACCGCTACGCGCGTCGGCGTGGGATCCTGCGCGGCTGA
- a CDS encoding glycosyltransferase family 4 protein, whose translation MRILHLAGEYPPARIGGISTFLENLATRQAHANEVGVIVVRGERYADDPPRAVEGDARAGVRVEPVDVDFAALDGRTVLCDADVSRAMTRPRGAFWEAPFDLLHLHDWYGALPAAAFARGGAAVVTSAHLPLRFGFTYANHDVPLRAKVRLETLGLRLASRVVAPSRYVADLLEREYDVDADRVGVVLNGVDLEAFSPGGRRAEVPTLLSVSRLSEQKGLDLLLAAFARVREAMPRARLEIAGDGPGRAALEAEIDRRGLRDAVTLHGYVRHAALRDLYRRSHAFVSASVYEPFGLSTLEAMACGTPAVASSLGGAPEFVRDGVDGFVCPPHGGELAAAAIRVLAGDVEAMGRAARARAETCSWDRVGGEVAREYALARGARVDA comes from the coding sequence ATGCGCATCCTGCATCTCGCTGGCGAATACCCGCCCGCGCGCATCGGGGGCATCTCGACCTTCCTCGAGAACCTCGCGACGCGTCAGGCGCACGCGAACGAGGTCGGGGTGATCGTGGTGCGCGGTGAGCGCTACGCCGACGACCCGCCCCGCGCCGTGGAGGGCGACGCCCGCGCCGGCGTGCGCGTCGAGCCGGTCGACGTCGACTTCGCGGCGCTCGACGGACGCACCGTGCTCTGTGACGCCGACGTGTCGAGAGCGATGACGCGGCCCCGCGGCGCCTTCTGGGAGGCCCCCTTCGATCTGCTCCACCTGCACGACTGGTACGGCGCCCTGCCCGCCGCCGCCTTCGCGCGGGGCGGCGCGGCCGTGGTGACGAGCGCGCACCTCCCGCTCCGCTTCGGCTTCACCTACGCCAATCACGACGTCCCCCTGCGCGCCAAGGTCCGACTCGAGACCCTGGGGCTCCGGCTCGCGTCCCGGGTGGTCGCGCCCAGCCGCTACGTCGCCGATCTCCTGGAGCGAGAGTACGACGTGGACGCCGATCGCGTCGGGGTCGTGCTCAACGGCGTGGATCTCGAGGCCTTCTCGCCCGGCGGCCGGCGGGCGGAGGTCCCGACATTGCTCTCCGTCAGCCGGCTCAGCGAACAGAAGGGGCTCGACCTGCTGCTCGCCGCCTTCGCCCGCGTGCGCGAGGCGATGCCCCGTGCGCGGCTCGAGATCGCGGGCGACGGTCCGGGGCGGGCGGCGCTCGAGGCGGAGATCGACCGGCGCGGCCTGCGCGACGCGGTGACCTTGCACGGCTATGTGCGCCACGCGGCGCTGCGCGACCTCTACCGACGCTCGCACGCGTTCGTCAGCGCGTCGGTGTACGAGCCCTTCGGTCTGTCCACGCTCGAGGCGATGGCCTGCGGCACCCCCGCGGTGGCGTCGAGCCTCGGCGGCGCCCCCGAGTTCGTCCGCGACGGCGTCGACGGCTTCGTCTGCCCGCCGCACGGGGGAGAGCTCGCGGCGGCGGCGATCCGCGTGCTCGCGGGCGACGTCGAGGCGATGGGCCGCGCCGCGCGCGCGCGCGCCGAGACGTGCTCCTGGGATCGCGTCGGGGGCGAGGTCGCGCGCGAGTACGCCCTCGCTCGTGGGGCACGTGTCGATGCGTGA